Proteins encoded within one genomic window of uncultured Desulfobacter sp.:
- a CDS encoding N-acetylmuramoyl-L-alanine amidase, whose protein sequence is MKIKAHRLYRDDGSKISYVRSPNQSSGTIKPRFLVMHYTAGASASSSVSWLTNRDAKASAHLVIGRDGSITQLVDFNRKAWHAGRSAWRGIQGLNSHSIGIELDNPGILKGAHGSWRTSWGRPVPDTEVFILSDGFGNSSVGWHTYTEIQLEVAREVSLALVRHYDIEEVVGHEDIAPGRKKDPGPAFPMTAFQSLIIGRDSDEAEEVFETTTDLNIRKGPGTEFEKFDEVSPLPKGTRLSILESQGLWRKVDVLDIVNNEMDIVGWVHGRYIDRK, encoded by the coding sequence ATGAAAATTAAAGCACATAGGTTATACAGAGACGATGGTTCTAAGATTTCTTATGTTCGAAGTCCTAATCAAAGCAGTGGAACAATAAAACCCAGATTCTTAGTGATGCACTACACGGCTGGTGCAAGCGCTTCAAGTTCAGTCAGCTGGTTAACGAACCGAGATGCTAAAGCTTCAGCACATCTGGTAATCGGTCGTGATGGATCAATCACACAATTAGTCGATTTTAATCGTAAAGCGTGGCATGCCGGGAGAAGCGCGTGGCGAGGGATTCAAGGTCTCAATAGTCATTCAATAGGCATCGAATTAGATAATCCCGGCATCCTTAAAGGCGCACATGGAAGTTGGCGAACTTCATGGGGGCGACCGGTTCCTGACACAGAAGTGTTCATTCTATCCGATGGTTTTGGCAATTCGTCAGTCGGTTGGCATACCTATACAGAAATACAGCTGGAGGTAGCACGGGAGGTCTCTTTGGCATTGGTACGGCACTATGACATAGAGGAAGTGGTGGGTCACGAGGATATAGCGCCTGGAAGGAAGAAAGATCCCGGCCCCGCTTTTCCGATGACTGCTTTCCAAAGCTTGATTATCGGACGTGATAGTGATGAGGCAGAGGAAGTATTTGAAACAACGACTGATTTAAATATCCGTAAAGGGCCTGGTACGGAATTTGAGAAGTTCGATGAAGTATCGCCGTTACCTAAAGGAACAAGACTTTCCATTCTTGAATCACAGGGTTTGTGGAGGAAGGTAGATGTTCTTGATATTGTCAATAATGAAATGGATATTGTTGGCTGGGTTCATGGTCGTTATATAGACAGAAAATAA
- a CDS encoding 4Fe-4S dicluster domain-containing protein yields MKLRLLKPLRVCIALAFFLPTVFLFLDVWETRAKAPAEELLFLQFVPSALKFLNHPAAGAAGFLFVLITALMFGRVYCSAICPLGILQDMVSRLFPNRTKTRGKKKRLGRYQYSAPHSILRYTVLIATLLLFFLGSGLVLNLLDPFSGFGRILSNLFRPFVIFLNNLATPMAEALGIHALYRVQWPIYAPVAIGVALVSLGTVGWMSTRHGRLYCNTLCPVGTLLGLLSKFSLVKINFDTGSCRSCGRCEQVCKSECIDVKTSNVDTSRCVSCFNCLSACPDQAMVFRPDFQQSRQSRQRNEATRDRRNFVLALAAGGLGLAAGRAYAAPETLPVQARPTTIPENKTSPLSPPGSISIARYTTICTACHLCVSACPSRVLVPSVFSFGLSGMMQPRMDFNAGHCNYDCTVCSNICPSGAILPLTVKEKQQTQVGVAKFIKENCVVYTDNTNCGACSEHCPSKAVHMKPYLNAVGRKLVIPKVDETICVGCGGCEHACPTKPFKAIYVDGNPKHKIAQKPKEQKMEMDAGEDFPF; encoded by the coding sequence ATGAAACTTCGTCTTCTCAAACCCCTGCGGGTCTGCATTGCCCTGGCCTTTTTCCTGCCAACGGTCTTTCTCTTTCTGGATGTATGGGAGACCAGGGCAAAAGCGCCGGCAGAAGAATTGCTTTTTCTCCAGTTTGTACCCTCTGCGCTTAAATTTCTAAACCACCCGGCTGCCGGGGCTGCAGGGTTTCTCTTTGTTTTGATAACGGCACTTATGTTCGGCCGAGTCTATTGTTCAGCAATTTGTCCTCTGGGAATATTGCAGGACATGGTCTCCCGCCTTTTTCCAAACAGGACAAAGACCCGGGGGAAAAAAAAGCGGCTTGGCAGATACCAATATTCTGCGCCCCACAGCATCCTGCGGTATACAGTCCTGATTGCAACCCTTTTGCTCTTTTTTTTGGGCAGCGGTTTAGTGCTTAACCTGCTTGATCCTTTCAGCGGTTTCGGCAGAATTCTTTCTAATCTGTTCCGCCCCTTTGTTATCTTCCTGAACAATTTGGCAACGCCTATGGCAGAGGCTTTGGGAATCCATGCGCTCTACCGTGTCCAGTGGCCGATCTATGCCCCGGTCGCCATAGGCGTTGCCCTGGTCAGTTTAGGTACGGTGGGCTGGATGAGCACCCGGCACGGCCGCCTTTACTGCAACACGTTGTGCCCTGTGGGAACCCTGCTGGGCCTGCTTTCTAAATTTTCCCTGGTAAAAATCAATTTTGATACCGGTTCCTGCCGATCCTGCGGTCGATGTGAGCAGGTCTGCAAATCCGAATGCATTGATGTAAAAACAAGCAACGTGGATACCAGCCGCTGTGTTTCCTGCTTTAACTGCCTTTCTGCCTGCCCGGACCAGGCCATGGTGTTTCGGCCTGATTTTCAGCAGAGCCGGCAAAGCCGTCAGAGAAACGAAGCCACCCGGGACCGCAGGAATTTCGTACTGGCTCTGGCAGCCGGGGGCCTTGGTCTGGCCGCAGGCCGTGCTTATGCCGCACCGGAAACGCTTCCGGTACAGGCTCGACCCACCACCATCCCCGAAAACAAAACCAGTCCGCTCTCGCCTCCTGGCTCGATCAGCATTGCCAGATACACCACCATCTGCACTGCCTGCCATCTGTGTGTTTCCGCCTGCCCCTCCCGGGTGCTTGTGCCTTCGGTCTTTTCATTCGGCCTGTCCGGGATGATGCAGCCGCGTATGGATTTCAATGCCGGCCACTGCAACTATGACTGCACAGTCTGTTCAAACATCTGCCCCAGCGGCGCCATTCTGCCTCTGACGGTAAAGGAAAAGCAGCAGACCCAGGTGGGCGTGGCAAAATTTATAAAAGAAAACTGCGTGGTCTATACGGACAACACCAACTGCGGAGCCTGCTCGGAACACTGTCCCAGCAAGGCTGTGCACATGAAGCCCTACCTGAATGCAGTTGGCCGTAAGCTGGTCATCCCAAAAGTGGACGAGACCATTTGCGTGGGCTGCGGTGGATGCGAGCATGCCTGCCCCACAAAGCCCTTCAAAGCCATCTATGTGGACGGCAATCCAAAGCATAAAATTGCCCAAAAACCGAAAGAACAAAAAATGGAGATGGATGCAGGTGAGGATTTCCCTTTTTAA
- a CDS encoding AraC family transcriptional regulator, giving the protein MGLFLKIDLKEVSRMMVDSSLPFPRLRTTSLGMAISGVTKRLLNAFHCLFDLLDTPRNIPGLSPLIQREILYLLLIGDQGNRLRQMTAARSQSNQVGKAVLWLKENSGLLTWRKIHDTSRLEFSSQSFLLASS; this is encoded by the coding sequence CTGGGCCTGTTCTTAAAAATTGATCTCAAAGAGGTTTCCCGAATGATGGTTGACAGCAGCCTGCCTTTTCCTCGATTGCGCACAACCAGCCTCGGGATGGCTATAAGCGGCGTCACTAAAAGGCTGTTGAATGCATTTCATTGTTTATTCGATCTGCTTGACACACCGAGAAATATCCCGGGTCTTTCACCGCTGATCCAGCGTGAAATTTTGTATCTTTTGCTCATAGGAGACCAAGGGAATCGGTTGCGCCAAATGACTGCGGCCAGAAGCCAGAGCAATCAGGTCGGCAAGGCTGTCTTGTGGCTCAAAGAAAATTCAGGACTCCTTACTTGGAGGAAGATTCATGACACCTCAAGACTTGAGTTCTCATCCCAAAGTTTTTTACTGGCCAGTTCATAA
- a CDS encoding LysR family transcriptional regulator — translation MNFSLDQLEAFSASAEAGSFSAAARKLGKAQSAVSMAISNLEIDLGLELFDRAGKYPVLTLTGEMFLREAETILSRCRAMQTKAATLAETMESRVRLAVSESLPNIAFKDGVLLKNFKARFPETELEILSGSLNDVWDMIERDRIDFGVMMPTEILLDRWKSRSDFRIVGKMNFIPVAHPKHGLGKAGLDISALDLILQIEVTSRGGEHETQLPVFSSRVWWVENEYLIRDFLRQGMGWGILPEHLIRDDLHAGRLEQVQVDMGEAILSAPILMAWSKDRPLGRAGDWLFSAMKGYYSLSMAN, via the coding sequence ATGAATTTTAGCTTGGATCAATTGGAAGCATTTTCAGCAAGTGCTGAAGCAGGTTCGTTTTCGGCTGCCGCCAGAAAGCTGGGAAAAGCCCAGTCAGCCGTGAGCATGGCTATTTCCAATTTGGAGATTGATTTGGGCCTGGAACTTTTTGACCGCGCAGGAAAATATCCAGTGCTAACCCTGACCGGAGAGATGTTTCTTAGAGAAGCTGAAACGATATTATCCCGTTGCCGGGCCATGCAAACAAAAGCCGCGACGTTGGCCGAAACCATGGAAAGCCGGGTTCGATTAGCTGTTTCGGAATCCCTGCCTAACATAGCCTTTAAAGATGGCGTTTTGCTCAAGAATTTTAAAGCCCGGTTTCCGGAGACCGAGCTGGAAATTCTGTCGGGTTCGCTCAATGATGTCTGGGATATGATTGAGCGAGACCGGATCGATTTTGGCGTGATGATGCCCACAGAAATTCTTTTGGACAGATGGAAGTCCAGGTCCGATTTTCGAATTGTAGGGAAGATGAATTTTATTCCGGTCGCCCACCCAAAACATGGCTTGGGAAAAGCTGGGTTAGACATTTCTGCTCTTGACTTGATTTTACAAATAGAGGTGACTTCCAGGGGCGGAGAGCACGAAACACAGCTTCCTGTGTTCAGCAGCAGGGTCTGGTGGGTGGAAAACGAATATTTGATCCGAGATTTCCTGCGCCAGGGGATGGGCTGGGGCATTTTGCCTGAACACTTAATAAGGGATGACCTACACGCGGGACGTCTGGAGCAGGTGCAGGTGGACATGGGGGAGGCAATCCTTTCTGCCCCGATTCTTATGGCATGGTCCAAAGATCGTCCTTTGGGGCGTGCCGGAGACTGGCTTTTTTCAGCTATGAAAGGATATTATAGCCTGAGTATGGCAAACTAA
- a CDS encoding MBL fold metallo-hydrolase: MRQFHPGPFCWHWAYFENWGYPKENIREGDWHNKLSLGEDVVVHMLPARHYSGRLFKENKTLWAGFALETPEHKIFFSGDSGYGSHFSQIGKTFNGFDLVIMSRATLFRRIILPQAIRIGLPAYGNEVVYTIKCQHRQPNEITGTARNLVAKTYKAVEIFLVAACLYLCLVFSAI; the protein is encoded by the coding sequence TTGAGACAATTTCACCCAGGCCCATTTTGTTGGCACTGGGCCTATTTCGAAAACTGGGGATATCCCAAAGAGAACATCCGAGAAGGAGACTGGCACAACAAGCTCTCCCTGGGAGAAGACGTTGTTGTACATATGCTGCCGGCGCGGCATTATTCGGGCAGGCTGTTTAAGGAAAACAAAACACTTTGGGCAGGATTCGCCCTTGAAACCCCTGAACATAAGATTTTTTTCAGCGGAGACAGTGGATACGGATCACATTTTTCACAGATCGGGAAGACATTTAACGGGTTTGACCTGGTAATCATGTCACGGGCCACCTTGTTCAGGCGAATTATTCTCCCCCAAGCGATTCGCATCGGCCTACCCGCCTACGGCAACGAAGTCGTGTACACCATCAAGTGCCAGCACCGTCAGCCTAATGAAATCACAGGCACGGCCAGAAATCTGGTGGCAAAAACATACAAAGCGGTTGAAATTTTTCTGGTTGCCGCATGCCTCTACCTATGCCTGGTCTTTTCAGCGATATAA
- a CDS encoding DUF2235 domain-containing protein, with protein sequence MANIVICADGTWNRPEEDIQKDFPTNVLKLSRAIKPSADGVKQHVFYDWGLGSYHSNVSAGATGRGIHKNIMDGYRYIVQNYAPEDKIFLFGFSRGAYTVRALSGLINNCGILKRSEARLIAEAWKIYKSPVKKNRPEETAAIDFRNKYSHPSRNVHFIGVWDTVGALGIPFSLMGLFESHDEFYDTKMGANISIARHAMAIDEQREDFEPTIWLSRPGIDLKQVWFAGVHTDIGGSYPPDKKNGNRSSDTTLEWMLDEAQAAGLGIEPHLRTTITDGSQGKLHKSRNHVYRFKSPLHRPLVIKDKPTKIHPSVKFRYETDPDYRPPKLKELVENYGWEDLDVGV encoded by the coding sequence ATGGCAAATATAGTTATTTGTGCAGATGGAACTTGGAACCGCCCGGAAGAGGACATCCAAAAAGATTTCCCGACCAATGTATTGAAACTGTCCCGTGCCATTAAACCTTCCGCCGATGGCGTCAAGCAGCATGTCTTTTACGATTGGGGTTTAGGCTCTTATCACAGCAACGTTAGTGCCGGGGCGACTGGTCGTGGAATTCATAAGAACATAATGGATGGATATCGTTATATAGTTCAGAACTATGCTCCTGAAGACAAGATATTTCTGTTTGGCTTCAGCCGAGGCGCATATACCGTGAGAGCCCTAAGCGGTCTTATTAATAACTGTGGCATTTTGAAACGTTCTGAGGCCCGTCTTATTGCCGAAGCTTGGAAGATTTATAAAAGTCCGGTAAAGAAAAACCGTCCAGAAGAGACTGCGGCTATAGATTTCAGGAATAAGTATAGCCATCCCTCGCGTAATGTTCATTTTATAGGTGTCTGGGACACCGTTGGCGCGCTGGGTATTCCTTTCAGCTTGATGGGGTTATTTGAAAGCCATGACGAGTTCTATGATACCAAGATGGGGGCAAACATATCGATTGCTCGACACGCAATGGCGATTGATGAGCAACGTGAGGATTTCGAACCCACAATTTGGCTTAGTAGACCTGGGATCGATTTAAAACAGGTTTGGTTCGCAGGCGTTCATACGGACATCGGAGGCTCGTACCCACCTGACAAGAAAAACGGAAACCGGTCATCTGACACCACTCTTGAATGGATGCTGGACGAAGCGCAAGCTGCCGGTCTGGGCATAGAGCCGCATCTTCGGACCACCATAACTGATGGTAGTCAAGGCAAATTGCATAAATCCCGCAACCATGTTTATCGATTCAAATCACCTCTACATCGACCGCTCGTAATCAAAGATAAACCCACAAAAATCCACCCAAGCGTAAAATTTCGTTACGAGACAGACCCCGACTACCGACCACCGAAATTAAAGGAATTGGTAGAAAATTACGGTTGGGAAGATTTGGATGTCGGTGTATAA
- the rarD gene encoding EamA family transporter RarD — protein MLVKKCGNVQLINNNKKKNSLTGLFCGGSAFLIWGFVPLYYKTLSHVPAHEVIIHRIVWSLIFLMPVVFFQGQWRAFTAVFRSFEQLKWLLCTALLVASNWFIFIWAIDSDMLIQASLGYYINPLISVLLGMLFLQERLRKLQSVAVLIAAAGVFYLTYRYGSFPFVSFLLAITFGLYGLMRKKLAINSAVGLAVETFVLMIPGIIYLFYLEKTGTAAFCHVDRVTDLLLIGTALVTAIPLLLFNIGVGRLKLATIGFLQYLGPSLMFLLAVFVFEETLSVHQLISFIFIWTALAIYALDSIRT, from the coding sequence TTGCTTGTAAAAAAATGTGGTAACGTTCAATTGATCAACAACAATAAGAAGAAGAATTCTCTGACAGGTCTTTTTTGTGGTGGTTCTGCATTTCTGATATGGGGCTTTGTTCCCCTCTATTATAAAACATTATCCCATGTTCCGGCACATGAAGTGATTATCCATCGCATTGTATGGTCCCTTATTTTTCTGATGCCGGTCGTTTTTTTTCAGGGACAATGGCGTGCGTTTACAGCTGTTTTTAGATCATTTGAACAGTTAAAATGGCTTTTGTGTACTGCTCTGCTTGTGGCATCCAATTGGTTTATTTTTATCTGGGCGATTGATAGTGATATGTTGATTCAGGCAAGCTTGGGATATTATATCAATCCCCTGATCAGTGTATTGTTAGGTATGTTGTTTCTGCAGGAACGACTGAGAAAATTACAGTCCGTGGCAGTTCTTATTGCGGCAGCCGGTGTTTTTTACCTGACATACCGGTACGGTTCATTCCCATTTGTTTCATTTTTGCTGGCTATAACATTTGGTCTATATGGACTGATGAGAAAAAAACTTGCCATTAATTCCGCAGTGGGATTGGCTGTAGAAACGTTTGTATTGATGATTCCAGGGATAATCTATCTGTTTTATCTTGAAAAAACAGGTACAGCCGCTTTTTGCCACGTAGATCGGGTCACAGACCTTCTCTTGATTGGAACAGCCCTGGTTACGGCCATACCACTTTTGTTGTTCAACATCGGTGTGGGGCGGTTAAAACTTGCCACCATCGGTTTTCTTCAGTATCTCGGGCCAAGTTTAATGTTTTTGCTTGCCGTTTTTGTGTTTGAAGAAACGTTGTCAGTACACCAATTGATCTCCTTTATCTTTATTTGGACAGCACTGGCAATATATGCACTGGATTCAATCAGAACCTGA
- the udk gene encoding uridine kinase: MDRRQSYVIGIAGGSGSGKTTIINRILQHTGPDRVAVIRHDWYYKHHPHLPSADRAQVNYDHPDALDTALLVKQLRALLDGQPVTAPQYDYNTHLRLAQTLTIHPCPVIIIDGILILTDPALKAMIDLKVYVDTDPDIRFIRRMNRDIEHRGRTRESVVNQYLETVKPMHDRFVYPSRKCADIIVPGGSHNDSVLDLLTTKIDRLTQ, encoded by the coding sequence ATGGACAGACGGCAATCATATGTGATCGGTATTGCAGGGGGCTCTGGGTCCGGAAAGACCACGATCATCAACAGAATACTGCAACACACAGGACCTGACCGCGTTGCTGTTATCCGGCATGACTGGTACTATAAACATCATCCCCACCTGCCATCGGCCGACCGCGCCCAGGTGAATTATGACCACCCCGATGCCCTGGACACGGCCCTTTTAGTCAAACAGCTAAGAGCGCTTCTTGACGGGCAGCCGGTAACAGCCCCCCAATATGATTACAACACCCATCTGCGGCTGGCGCAAACGCTCACCATCCATCCCTGCCCAGTCATCATCATTGACGGCATATTAATTTTGACTGACCCGGCCTTAAAGGCGATGATAGATCTTAAAGTTTATGTGGATACCGACCCGGATATCCGATTCATCCGGAGAATGAACCGGGATATTGAGCATCGAGGCCGCACCCGGGAATCCGTGGTCAACCAGTACCTTGAAACGGTCAAACCCATGCATGATAGGTTTGTGTATCCTTCCAGAAAATGCGCGGACATTATCGTACCCGGCGGCAGCCATAATGATTCAGTATTAGACCTTTTAACGACAAAAATAGACCGTCTGACCCAATAG
- a CDS encoding DUF362 domain-containing protein, with amino-acid sequence MDRMDRRDFLKKTISGGIAAGSTLAFPGVGKLLAAPTTAAYDLVAVRGGEPDQMFDSAIVSLGGIQTFVPRGSRVVVKPNIGWDVPPERGGNTHPALVGCIIEHCLSAGAREVSVFDHTCDNWRRCYTNSGIEAAVKAAGGKMVSADSEGYYKSVSVPGGQRLKEAKVHEALLNADVFINAPVLKHHSSSMLTIGMKNLMGVVWDRGYWHRNDLHQCIADFSSFRRPDLTVVDAYNVMKRNGPRGVSVGDVVSMKAQIVSTDPVAADAAAAKLFGTDPTDIRHIQIASDMNLGQMNLKALSINRIKI; translated from the coding sequence ATGGATAGAATGGATCGACGAGATTTTTTAAAAAAGACCATCAGCGGCGGGATCGCCGCGGGATCCACCCTTGCCTTCCCAGGGGTGGGAAAACTTCTGGCAGCCCCTACGACTGCCGCCTATGACCTGGTGGCGGTCCGGGGCGGAGAGCCGGACCAGATGTTCGACAGCGCAATTGTCTCTTTGGGCGGCATACAAACCTTTGTGCCCAGGGGCAGCCGGGTCGTGGTCAAGCCCAATATCGGCTGGGACGTGCCGCCTGAACGGGGCGGCAACACCCACCCCGCCCTTGTGGGGTGTATCATCGAACACTGCCTGTCCGCAGGGGCCCGAGAGGTATCCGTATTTGATCACACCTGCGACAACTGGCGGCGCTGTTATACCAACAGCGGTATTGAAGCAGCCGTAAAAGCGGCCGGCGGAAAAATGGTATCAGCAGACAGCGAAGGCTACTACAAAAGTGTTTCCGTGCCCGGAGGGCAGCGGCTCAAGGAAGCCAAAGTCCATGAGGCACTCCTGAACGCGGATGTGTTCATCAATGCACCAGTGCTCAAGCACCACAGTTCATCCATGCTGACCATCGGCATGAAGAACCTCATGGGCGTGGTCTGGGACCGGGGGTACTGGCACCGCAACGACCTTCACCAGTGCATTGCGGATTTTTCCTCCTTCCGCAGACCCGATCTCACGGTGGTGGATGCCTACAACGTCATGAAGCGCAACGGCCCCAGGGGCGTGTCTGTCGGCGATGTGGTTTCCATGAAGGCCCAGATCGTATCAACGGATCCGGTTGCGGCCGATGCGGCCGCAGCCAAGCTATTCGGTACGGACCCGACCGATATCCGCCATATTCAAATCGCATCAGATATGAATCTTGGACAAATGAACCTGAAAGCCCTGTCCATCAACCGGATCAAGATTTAA
- a CDS encoding putative transposase, protein MDEKDQFFQLLPGRKRLMDTIKMIAYRAETSMGNLLKDETTDMATARRLLQDLYVTEADILPQLEKKPTACANP, encoded by the coding sequence TTGGACGAGAAAGATCAATTTTTTCAACTCCTCCCCGGCCGAAAACGCCTTATGGATACTATAAAAATGATCGCATACAGGGCAGAGACGTCAATGGGAAATCTGCTCAAAGATGAGACAACTGACATGGCTACAGCCAGGAGGCTATTGCAGGATCTCTATGTTACTGAAGCAGATATCTTGCCTCAACTGGAAAAAAAACCGACTGCTTGTGCGAATCCATAA